In Pseudomonas alcaliphila JAB1, a single window of DNA contains:
- a CDS encoding efflux RND transporter permease subunit — translation MIARLIHWSIGNRFLVLLATLFITALGVWSLRNTPLDALPDLSDTQVIIRTSFPGQAPQIVENQVTYPLATTMLSVPGAKTVRGYSFFGDSFVYVLFEDDTDLYWARSRVLEYLNQAQERLPEGVTTTLGPDATGVGWIYQYALVDRSGQHDLAQLRALQDWFLKYELKSLPNVAEVATLGGMVKQYQVLLDPQKLVAYGVTQQEVEAALKSANQETGGAILELAEREYMVRASGYLESLEDFRNVPLRASASGVPVLLGQVATIQLGPEMRRGIAELDGQGEVVGGVVILRSGKNARDAIAAVKTKLDSLKGSLPASVEVVTTYDRSQLIDRAIDNLSYKLLEEFVVVALVCLLFLWHLRSSLVAIITLPLGILMAFIVMRYQGVNANIMSLGGIAIAIGAMVDAAVVMIENAHKHIETWKARHPGEQLQGEAHWRVIGEAAVEVGPALFFSLLIITLSFLPVFTLEAQEGRLFGPLAFTKTYAMAAAAGLSVTLVPVLMGYWIRGHIPSEQQNPLNRWLIGAYRPVLEWVLAWPKVTLALALLVFLSSLWPLSRLGGEFLPPMDEGDLLYMPSALPGLPASKATQLLQQTNRMILTVPEVARVFGKAGRAETATDPAPLEMFETTVQFKPREQWRAGMTPEKLVEELDQAVKVPGLSNIWVPPIRNRIDMLATGIKSPIGVKVSGTSLAEIERITRDIEAVAKEVPGVSSALAERLTGGRYVDIQIDRLAAARYGLSIADVQAVVSGAIGGSNIGETVEGLARFPISLRYPREWRDSPQALRRMPILTPAGQQITLGTVAQVSLTEGPPMLRSENGRLSGWVYVDVRGRDLASTVRELQQRVAERVQLDAGMTVSYSGQFEFLERANARLAWVVPATLLIIFVLLYLTFSRFGEALLIMATLPFALSGGIWLLYWFGFNLSVATGVGFIALAGVSAEFGVIMLLYLKNAWHARVDTGRSGDPALLEAIREGAVLRVRPKVMTVAVIIAGLLPILWGGGAGSEVMKRIAAPMVGGMITAPLLSMLVLPAAYWLMRRRGKRKSY, via the coding sequence ATGATCGCGCGCCTGATCCACTGGTCTATCGGCAATCGCTTCCTGGTGCTGCTGGCGACCCTGTTCATCACCGCCCTGGGCGTCTGGTCGCTGCGCAACACGCCGTTGGATGCACTGCCGGACCTGTCCGATACCCAGGTCATCATCAGAACCAGCTTTCCCGGACAGGCGCCGCAGATCGTCGAGAACCAGGTGACCTACCCACTGGCGACCACCATGCTCTCGGTACCGGGGGCGAAGACGGTGCGCGGCTACTCGTTCTTTGGTGACTCATTCGTTTATGTGCTGTTCGAGGACGATACCGACCTCTACTGGGCGCGCTCGCGCGTATTGGAGTACCTCAACCAGGCGCAGGAGCGCCTGCCCGAGGGTGTTACCACCACCCTCGGGCCGGATGCCACGGGCGTGGGCTGGATCTACCAGTACGCCTTGGTCGACCGCAGCGGCCAGCATGATCTTGCCCAGCTGCGGGCACTGCAGGACTGGTTCCTCAAGTACGAACTCAAGAGCCTGCCCAACGTAGCCGAAGTGGCCACCCTCGGCGGCATGGTCAAGCAATACCAAGTGCTGCTCGATCCGCAGAAGCTGGTGGCTTATGGGGTAACTCAGCAGGAGGTCGAAGCGGCGCTGAAGAGCGCCAATCAGGAAACCGGCGGCGCCATCCTGGAGCTGGCGGAGCGCGAGTACATGGTGCGGGCTTCAGGCTATCTAGAGAGCCTGGAGGATTTCCGCAATGTGCCGCTGCGGGCTTCGGCCAGCGGAGTTCCGGTGCTGCTGGGTCAGGTAGCCACCATTCAGCTGGGGCCAGAGATGCGGCGTGGCATTGCCGAGCTGGATGGCCAGGGTGAAGTGGTAGGCGGCGTGGTCATCCTACGCTCCGGAAAGAATGCCCGCGATGCCATCGCCGCGGTGAAGACCAAGCTGGACAGCCTGAAGGGCAGCTTGCCGGCCAGCGTCGAGGTGGTCACCACCTATGACCGTTCGCAACTGATCGACCGCGCCATCGATAACCTCAGCTACAAGCTGCTGGAAGAGTTCGTGGTGGTGGCCTTGGTTTGCCTGCTCTTCCTCTGGCACTTGCGCTCGTCGCTGGTCGCGATCATCACCCTGCCCCTGGGCATCCTCATGGCCTTCATCGTCATGCGCTACCAGGGCGTCAATGCCAACATTATGTCGCTCGGCGGGATCGCCATCGCCATCGGCGCCATGGTCGACGCCGCCGTGGTGATGATCGAGAACGCGCACAAGCACATCGAAACCTGGAAGGCTCGACACCCTGGTGAGCAGCTACAGGGCGAGGCGCACTGGCGGGTGATCGGCGAAGCCGCGGTCGAGGTCGGGCCGGCGCTGTTCTTCAGCCTGCTGATCATCACCCTGTCCTTCCTCCCGGTCTTCACCCTGGAGGCCCAGGAAGGCCGCCTGTTCGGCCCGCTGGCCTTCACCAAGACCTATGCCATGGCGGCTGCCGCCGGACTCTCGGTCACCTTGGTACCGGTGCTGATGGGCTACTGGATTCGCGGGCATATCCCCAGCGAACAACAGAACCCCTTGAACCGCTGGCTGATCGGCGCATACCGGCCGGTACTGGAGTGGGTGCTGGCTTGGCCAAAAGTGACCCTGGCGCTGGCCTTGCTGGTCTTCTTGTCCAGTCTCTGGCCCCTCAGCAGACTCGGAGGAGAGTTTCTGCCGCCCATGGACGAGGGCGACCTGTTGTACATGCCCTCGGCCCTGCCCGGCTTGCCGGCGAGCAAGGCAACCCAGTTGCTGCAGCAAACCAACAGGATGATCCTCACGGTGCCCGAAGTGGCTCGGGTATTCGGCAAGGCCGGGCGTGCGGAGACCGCCACCGATCCAGCACCGCTGGAAATGTTCGAAACCACGGTGCAGTTCAAGCCGCGCGAGCAATGGCGAGCCGGGATGACGCCGGAGAAGCTGGTCGAGGAGTTGGACCAGGCGGTGAAAGTCCCGGGGCTGTCCAACATCTGGGTTCCACCGATCCGTAACCGCATCGATATGCTGGCCACGGGGATCAAGAGTCCCATCGGGGTGAAAGTTTCCGGAACCTCGCTGGCCGAGATTGAGCGCATAACGCGTGACATTGAGGCCGTGGCCAAGGAGGTACCTGGCGTGAGTTCGGCGCTGGCGGAGCGGCTGACCGGCGGTCGCTATGTGGACATCCAGATCGATCGCCTGGCCGCGGCGCGCTATGGCCTGAGCATCGCCGACGTGCAGGCGGTGGTATCGGGCGCTATAGGCGGCAGCAATATCGGTGAAACGGTCGAGGGGCTGGCCCGCTTCCCGATCAGCCTGCGCTATCCCAGGGAGTGGCGAGACAGTCCGCAGGCACTACGGCGTATGCCGATCCTCACCCCAGCCGGCCAGCAGATCACCTTGGGCACCGTCGCCCAGGTTAGTCTGACCGAAGGGCCGCCGATGCTGCGCAGCGAGAACGGGCGACTGTCCGGCTGGGTCTATGTCGATGTCCGCGGGCGCGACCTGGCCTCGACCGTGCGCGAGCTGCAGCAGCGCGTCGCCGAGCGGGTACAACTCGACGCCGGCATGACCGTCTCCTACTCCGGTCAGTTCGAATTCCTCGAGCGCGCCAATGCGCGGCTGGCCTGGGTGGTGCCGGCGACTCTGTTGATTATCTTCGTGCTGCTCTACCTGACTTTCAGCCGCTTCGGCGAGGCCCTGCTGATCATGGCCACCCTGCCCTTTGCCCTGTCGGGCGGCATCTGGCTGCTCTACTGGTTCGGCTTCAACCTGTCGGTGGCCACCGGCGTGGGCTTCATCGCCCTGGCCGGCGTCTCGGCCGAGTTCGGGGTGATCATGCTGCTGTACCTGAAGAACGCCTGGCATGCGCGTGTGGATACCGGGCGCAGCGGTGATCCGGCCCTACTGGAGGCAATTCGCGAAGGAGCTGTCCTGCGTGTCAGACCCAAGGTGATGACCGTTGCCGTGATCATCGCTGGCCTGCTGCCCATTCTCTGGGGTGGCGGAGCGGGTTCAGAGGTCATGAAACGCATTGCCGCACCTATGGTTGGCGGCATGATCACAGCCCCGCTGCTGTCCATGCTGGTGTTGCCTGCCGCCTATTGGTTGATGCGTCGACGGGGTAAACGAAAGAGTTACTAA